The Deltaproteobacteria bacterium genomic interval TCTCATGAAAGAAAATGGGGTTGAAAATCGTAATGGTAGTGCCAAGAGCATTTTGCATCCCCGTATTGCCTTGTTTTTACTATGTTTCTCAAATTCAACTGTCAAAGATCAGTTAAGGTGTCCAGGGGAAGTGCTGAAAGATGCCGATAAAAAAGGCTACTTGCTGTGGCAAGTAGCCTCATTGTTGAACTTTGGCGTCCCCAACCGGATTTGAACCGGTGTTGCCGGCGTGAAAGGCCGGTGTCCTGGACCTGGCTAGACGATGGGGACGAAGGAATTTAGGAATAAGGTGTGGCCCACCTCAGGCTGCTCAACCGGAAATGATTCTCTCGATCCCCGGTTGGTGGGCCGTGCAGGAATCGAACCTGCGGCCAACGGATTAAAAGTCCGCTGCTCTACCAAACTGAGCTAACGGCCCCGCCTTAAAAAAAGTTATATTATCAAATTTCACAAAATTGTCAAAATTTTTTTTGGTTTTTTCATTCGCCTTCGCCAAGCTATCCTGTAGCAAGCTACAGGGAGGAATGACGGGGCGAACTTCGTCGGAATTCCGCTCAAGATACCCCGTTGCTTGCAGGGGAGAGCCTCATTTCGTGACTAGGAGACTCGGAAGATATGCTCGCGGATGAGGGCCAGCTCTTCCTCGTTGGGCTCGTAAGGGTAGTTCCACTGCTTTACATCGGGCAGGCAGTTTCCGAAGGGCCGATTGCAGGCCACCTTGCCGTCCTCCCCCAGGCATCCTGTGGTCATGAAAGGCGTGCCCCGATCGATGATTTCCCTCAACCTGAGCGGATCCAGGCCGAAATCGATGATATGGCCCTCCGCATCAAAGGCCATATCCTTCATTTGCACCGATTCTTCCTCGATCAGGAACCGGGCGAGTTGCACCCTGAGATAGGTAGGCCAGGGGGGCTGGGGCCTCTCCGCCATGGCCGATCCCTTCTCGGCGAAGAAGGCGAAGAGATGGTTGTAGACCCCCATACGCCAGAGTCGGTCCATTATGGCCACCATTTCTTTTTCCGTTTCGTCCATTCCTACCATGAGATGGGCGCCAACGTGGGGATGACCGAATATTTTCAGCCCCAGCTCCAGGATTTCCCAATATCTCTCCCACTTGTGGGGACCGCTGACACCCTTGCCGCGATAGCGCTCGAAGAGTTCAGGGGTGGCCAGGTCGATGGCTATGCCGATCTTGTCCGCCCCCGCCTCCTTCATGGCGACCAGGTCTTCCTCGCGAAGCAGGGTGGGGCTGATGAGGATTGAAATGGGTATCCTCGTTTCATCCTTCAGTCTGCGGGTCATCTCCAGGGTGTGCTTCCGGCATTTCCCATTGGTGATCATGGAGATACATGTACGCTTCACGTAGGCGGGAGCCTGGTTGATGGCCTCGATGATCCGATCCATGGAATAGACCGGCCATCCCACGTTGATGAAGCTTTTCTCTTCGTATGTCCCGGGACGCTTCTTGGCCAGGCCGCAGTAAGCGCAATTGGCCGAACATCCCTCGGGGTAATGGACCAGGAGATTGACGCACCGGTTCACCGCTCCCCGGTACATCCTCCCCTCCATCAACCCCAGGCTCATGGCCGAGGCGTGACTTACCTTGGCGTAGCGGGGGCTCTCAATCCTCATCTCTTTTGATACGGCTTCCATAACTTCACCCGATCGAGTCAGTGGTGTCAGCCTGCAGCGGCCGGTCTCGATTCCTGCGCGCGGCGCCTTCTGTGCCCGTTATAATCGAACCTGATTTTCCTTGGCATTCAGGATCGCCCTGGTGAGGGTCGGGACATCGAGTCCGTAAATCATATCGTCGCGCCAGACCCGGGATAGGTTCTCCCGGATCCTCTCGGGCCTTGCCGAAGTCCACTTCAGGGCCTGCTCCAGGCGGTTTACGTCCTCACTGGTGGAGAAAAAATCCCCGGTGATCACCACGTTCTCGATTGACCCCCCGGAAAGGGACAGGTAGATCTCCAGCAAGCCCGCCCTGGTTTTGAGCCGGCCGATGCCCATGCGGGAGCGGGGGTGCTTGTGAGAAAAGATCCATTCCTTTCGTGTATAACGGTTTTCGATGAAATCCCGTATCCTATCCTGTTCCCATTCGTCGGGCCGATCTTCTTGAAAACGGATCCTGAAGGTCTCCTCGAAGGCCTCCCGGACGGCCTCCATGACCTCTTCCACCTGGATATCGGCCCGTCCGGCCTCCATCCTCACCGTGGTCATCCGCCGGCTGAAGCAATTGTACCCCTTATCCTGGAGCTTGATGAGGGGAGTGTTCATGATATCGGTCATCAGCTCGATATCGAAATCCACGAGGAGGCTCGTATGGAAAAGCAAACTCTTTCCTGTTTCTGCTGAAGCCGAAAGGCCGGCCAACTTTTTCCCCTCCACTTCCAGGTCATTCTTGGGAACGAAGTTGGAGCGGATGCCGAACCGCTGAAGGGCCCTGCCGAGGACTCCCCCAAGGGTCACGAACACCCCCCCCATTCCGCCTCCGGCGAGGCCTGGATAGTCGGCGTTGATTCCGAATCCCAAGGCCATGATTTCGGGTCCCATGATGACCGTCCCGCCGCCGGTGCTCCTGCGGTTGTATTCGATGCCCCGGGCATTGCACCGGTCCAGTTTAAGCGCGGCCTCGATGTCCTGATACTTGCCGACAATAGCAGAGGGCACGAAGGTGTAAAGGTGAAGGATGGGGGGGGATTGGTGATTTTCAACGGATTGAGGGAGGGTGTCGTCCACCGCCAGACCCTCGGCGGTGGACATCGGCCTCTCGGTGTTAATGAAAAGACGCCACTCGCCCCTCATTTTTCTTCGGCTTTGGCCCTTTCCTCTTCGGCCCGTCTCACTTCCGCCTCGATGAATTCCACCAGGGCTTCCCCCTGCATGAGATTCCCGAGTTCGGATTCGAGGTCCTCTGCCTCGATGACCAAGATCCATCCCTTGCCGTAGGGATCCGTATTGATGAGACTGGTGTCTTCTTCAAGCTCCTCATTGACCTCGACGATTTCCCCGGACACCGGAGCCACAAGCTTCCCGATCCACTTCCTGGATTGGATCTTTCCGCAGACTTCTCCCTGGCTTACTTCATCCTCTTCTTCCGGGAGATCGATAAAGACGATATCGCCTGCCTCTTTCTGGAAGAAATCGTTCATGCCCACGGTCACCTTGCTGCCGTCAACGCGGGCCCAGCTGTGATCCTTGTGGTAATAAAGGTCGTCCGGCATGTTGTAGCCTTTGATATCCGCCATAGTATCCTCCTTGTTTTTTTCTCTTAGGAGTTTGAATCCGCTTTATCAAAACCGCCCGGGTTCCGAGACCTTTGACGTCAATCGATCTATCCCACTTATGAAACCGGTTGAGAATATTGTCGATTTTCCAGTATCAACCGGCTCCCACCGCGCCGATTTGAGGTTATATAAATCATCGGTACCGGAATGGCAACCAAATTATTCACATTATAGCTACATCCACTATTCGAACCTGGCCTGGACGGCCCGCCCGTGGAGGGGAAGTCCCTCGGCCTCAGCCAGGGTGGAGACGACTTCCCGGAGGGAGGCCAGGCCTTCACTACTGAGATATTGAAAGGTGGGTTTCTTGATGAAGTCGTCCACCGATAGCCCCGAAAACATCCGGGCCCCCCGTCCGGTGGGAAGGACGTGATTGGTCCCGGAGGCATAGTCACCCGCAGGGACAGGTGAATAAGGGCCGAGAAAGATGGATCCGGCGTGGCGGATACGGTTGAGGGTCATGAATGGATCCCGGGTGAGGATCTGGAGATGTTCAGCCGCATATTCGTTGGCAAATTCAATGGCCTGGTCAATGCTTCGGGCCACGAGAACGTGGGATCGTTTTCTGAGTGACGTCTCGAGGATTTCCTTTCGGGGTAGATCGGGATATTCCCTGTCCAGGATGCGGCATACCTCCTGAGCCAACCGGGGGGAGGTGGTGACCAGCACCGCCGCAGAGTCCGGATCGTGCTCGAGCTGGGAGAGGAGGTCAAGGGCGATCCATTCCGGGTCCGCACTGGAATCGGCCAGAATGAGGGCCTCGCTTGGACCCGCGGGGGAGTCGATGTCCACCCTCCCGTAGACCAGCATCTTGGCGGCGGTCACGTATTTGTTCCCCGGGCCCACGATCTTGTCCACAGCAGGGACGGTCTCGGTGCCGTATGCCAGGGCCGCGATTCCCCAAGGGCCGCCCGCCTTGAAAATCCGGCGACACCCGGCGATATCGGCCGCCACCAGGGTGACGGGATGGACCTTCATGCCTTTCCCCGGAGGGGTGGTTATGATGATCTCTGAAACCCCTGCGACCCTTGCAGGAATAACGGTCATGAGAACCGTGCTTGGATAGGCGGCCCTTCCCCCCGGGACGTAACACCCGACGCGGTCCATGGGCCGCGTGATACGCCCGGCGAGGATTCCAGGCTGGACTTCGATGAACCACATCTCCCGTTCTTTCTGGGCTTCGTGGAACCGTGAAATGTTTTTGGCGGCCTTCCTGAGACCCTCCAGGATCGCCGGATCTACCTGTTCATAGGCCTCCCGGATCTCCCTGGGCGTAACCACCAGGTCTTCGACCGATAAATCCGACTTGAATTCCCTGTTGACTTCAAGAAGTGAAGCGTCCCCCGATTCCTTCACCCCCTCGACAATCTTCCGTACGTAGTCATAGATGGAAGATATTTCTTCCATTGATCGCTCCATGATGCTTTTTCGCCTGTCAGGGGGCAGATCGTTGATATTTTCAGGATTGATGATCATGGCGTATCGGGTCCTTTCTTTTTGAATCTTTCTTGCCGTGGAGATTGCAATAATCTTTCAGGGCATCCACCGTGGTCTGAAAGGCCAGGTCCCGCCAGGGGATTTCATCGGGGTGGAAAAACCTGACATCCTGGATTTCCTCCCCCGATAAGGGTTCCCCGGCGGTATGCCGGGCCAGGTAGACCGCCACGACCACGCTTTCTCCCTCGTTGGAGTAAATACCCAGGAGGCCTGTGATTTCGGCCCGGATCCCGCATTCTTCCTCTGTTTCCCGAAGTGCGGCCGCTTCCACCACTTCTCCCCGGTCCACATGCCCCCCGGGGAGGGCCCATTTGCCCCTGCGGGGACTGAGATCCCGGCGGGTCAGCAGGATCTTCCCGTCCCTTTCCACGATGGTGCAGGCGGCAAGCTTGGGATCCAGGTAGAAAACGAATCCGCACACCGAACATACCAGCCTTGAAGGTTCTGTCTCCTTCAGCTTCTTGGTGTCCAAACCACCGCCGCATACCGGGCAGTAATGATATTCATATTTTCGATGCATGCTGGAGGATCCGAACCCTTGAACCGTGGCGATCTTTTTCCATCTTTCTGTCCCGTGGCGGGATATGCAAAAGAAGGATTCAGTGCGGTCGTTCCTCAAGAAATCGAGGGCCGTACATTTCCCTTGACTGGGTCCTTTCCTATCACTTACCCTGCGGGTGTGCAAGATCAATCATCCACGGCGTTCCGGATCCCCGGGAATTTTGCGAGGGGTGCCCATGGTCCATGATCCGGTATTCTCGGATTACCCAAAGGAAATCATCCTCAAGGACGGCACCGGTTTGACTCTGAGACCGCTTCGGGCCGGAGACGAGTTCCCCCTGTTTCAGATGTACAAGGAACTTCCGGCCGAAGACCGCTGGTTCAACGATGAGAACGTGACGGAGTTCAGTGCCATCGAAGGATGGGTGAAAGACTCGGGTTCCCCGGACAACATCACCCTGGTTGCGGTACTGGAAGGGCGAATCCTGGCGAACGGCCGGCTTCTCAGGGAAAAAGGCAGCCCCAGGGCCCACATCGGGAAGATCAGGATCACCGTGGTCCCCTCCTACCGGGAAAAGAACCTGGGAACCTGGGTACTCTTCGACCTCATGAATCTGGCCATGTCCATGGGATTGAAAATTCTCGTGATGGAACTCGTGGAAGATCGGGACATCGCCGTGATCCGCAGCGCAAAGAGGCTCGACTTTTCCCCTGAGGCCATACTCAAGCATTTCGTCAAGGACGATCAGGGGAACTACAGAAACCTTATCATCATGGTCAAGAGGCTTTACCTTGGATGGGAGTACGAGGGAGGCCTTTCCCTGAAAAACCCGCTCCTGAGGGAGTAGGTCCCCTCGGCACCCGTAGATTATCGATTCCCCATGCACCGCCCCCCCACCGCCCACCATTCCCTGGATCCCGAGGCACTCCGCGGCAGGCTCCCGGAGGGACCCGGCGTGTACCTGTTTAAGGACGAATCCGGGGAAATCCTCTACGTGGGGAAGGCCAAAAACCTCAAGAAAAGAGTCCTGTCCTACTTTCGCCCTCCCTCGGAACTCCCTTACAAAACAGGCCTCATGATGAGCCGGGCCAGGGGCCTTGACACCATTCTCACCGGCACGGAAACCGAGGCGTTCATCCTTGAGAGCACCCTCGTCAAAAAACACCTCCCCCGATACAACGTCGTGCTTCGAGACGACAAGGCTTATCCCTGCCTGAGGCTGGATGTCAAGGATCCCTATCCCCGCTTGACGATCGTGCGGAGGATCAAAAAGGATGGGGCCAAGTACTTCGGTCCTTTCTCCTCGGCCCAGGATGTCCGGAAGACCCTCAAGCTGATCAACCGGATCTTCCAGCTCCGCAAATGCAGGAGCCGGGAGATCCCGAAACGTTCCCGACCCTGCCTGAACGAGCAGCTCAACCGGTGTCTGGGGGTCTGCGTCCGCGAAGTTTCCAGGGAGACCTACGGGGAGGTCGTGGAACAGGTGCGCCTTTTCCTGGAAGGAAGAAACCATGAGCTCATGAAGCAACTGGAGAAAAAAATGAGCCAGGCCGCCTCCGAACTCCGCTACGAGGAGGCGGCACGGATCCGGGACCAGATCAAGGCCGTGCAGCACGTGATCCAGGGGCAGCACGTCGTCTCGTCGAAGCTGGAAGACCAGGACGTGATCGGCCTGGAGGAAAGGGACGGCGCCTTCCAACTGGTGATCTTCTTTGTTCGAAAGGGCTACCTGAGTGGAACGCGGGATTACCTGATAAGGGACCGGGAAGCAAGCCGGTCTGAGGTTATGGAAGCCTTCCTGAAACAATACTACCCAGCGGAACAATTCATTCCAGGCCGGATCCTGATCTCGGAAGAAATCGCGGACCTCCCGTCCTTACGGGATTGGATATCTCATCTGGCGGGGAGGCGGGTGCTCATCGAGCGGCCCATGAGGGGGGAGAAGGTTCGACTGATCGAGATGGCCAGGAGGAACGCCGCCAACCTCCTTGAAAACCTAAAAGGAAGCGAGCAGGGTGAAATCATGGAACGGGTTGCCGAACTCCTTCGCCTTGAGCGACCCCCCCGGAGCGTGGAAGGACTGGATATATCCAATATCCAGGGAGAGATGGCCGTAGGGGCGGTGGTCTCCTTTGTGGATGGGCTCCCGAACCGATCCGGTTACAGAAACTACAAGATCAAGACCGTTGTCGGCGTTGACGACTACGGCATGATGAGCGAGTTGGTTTCAAGACGTCTAAAAAAGGGAGGGTTGCCGGATCTCCTCCTCGTGGATGGAGGGCGGGGGCACCTGCGGGCGGTGGAGCGGGCAGTCAGGAATTCGGGCCTCGCCGAGACGCCCTCCCTTGCCGCCATCGCAAAGGGAGAGGGGGATCAACCGGACAGGATCTATGTCCCTGGACGAAAAAATCCCCTATCTATCCGTCCCGACGATCCCGTGCTCCATCTCTTTATGCGGATTCGGGACGAGGCCCACCGAAGGGCGATTTCCTATCATCGGAAACTTCGGGCAGGCCGCTCGATGGAATCCTCGCTGGACGCCGTGCCGGGTGTAGGTCCGAAGCGGAAGCGGGCCCTGCTTGCCCACTTTGGAGACATGGAGTCACTGGGAAAGGCATCTGTCCGGGAACTGGCTGAGGTGGAGGGCATCAGCACCACCCTGGCCGCCGAGATCATCCGGGTCTTGAAAGGGCCTTCTGGAAAGGAAGATGGGCCTTCCGGCCACATCGAACATCATCGGGGGTGAACCGGGGGTACATGGATTGTGAGGATGTGGGGAAGGGGTCAAGGTCAACGGTATATATTTTGCAGCTCTCAGGTAATATCGGGCGTTAGATCGCCTTATTTCAGGAAGAGTCAATCGTCATTTGGAGAAGCAATCTCGTCGAGATTGGGATCCGTGGTTACAAGCAAAGGCAGGCACGTTCTTTTCGCCGCGTACGCCCGGCCGCTCCGGGCTTCTGATTTGGGGCTTTTCCCGCTCTCTTTATCCTGATTCTGGGTCGAAATACACATACTCAAAGAGAATCTCAACTTCTGCTTTTCGCTATGTAAGGATGGGACCTGAATCTTAAAAGTGACCATTTTTGATCAAAGCATGGATGGTTTTTTAGACATAGGGCCTGGGAGGGTCCTGCTTTGGACACCGAGGGGGAAGCAACCTTCACGGGAAAACCCCATGGAAGGGGGATACTCAAAGATAGGTCGCACCTTAGGATGAAGACCTGGGTGAAATGTTATTGACATGGGAAATACCCTTATGGTAATTTCCCCAAAATTCCTTTCATCCCTTATCTGCAACAACCTCCTGGTTGAGAGATCGGTTTGACCGCAAAAAAGATCACCATACTCTTAATCCCTGATGGGAGCCGCAGGCCCCGACAGTTCAAAATTCCGAGGGCTGTCCTCTGGTTTTCCTTCATCCTGATCCTGGGCTTTGTGGGGGGGCTTTACACCCTTATCACGGATTACTGGAACGTGAAAAAGCAAATGCCCCGCTTGGCCGAACTGGAAAAGAAGACTAAGGAACAGGATGTTCAGTTGACTGCTCTTGCCTTGAAGGTGGACGGCATGAGCAGCAAGATGGTGAAATTGAAACAGTTTGAAAACCAACTGCGGGTCATGGTCAATCTCGAACCCAACGAGGACAACGCCCAGCTTCTCGGCGTGGGTGGATCGGATCCTGCCCTCGTGGATCCTGCGCTGTTCCGGGAGCAGGATCAACGAAAACTGGTACGGCGGATGTACCGTTCCCTCG includes:
- a CDS encoding GNAT family N-acetyltransferase, which encodes MVHDPVFSDYPKEIILKDGTGLTLRPLRAGDEFPLFQMYKELPAEDRWFNDENVTEFSAIEGWVKDSGSPDNITLVAVLEGRILANGRLLREKGSPRAHIGKIRITVVPSYREKNLGTWVLFDLMNLAMSMGLKILVMELVEDRDIAVIRSAKRLDFSPEAILKHFVKDDQGNYRNLIIMVKRLYLGWEYEGGLSLKNPLLRE
- the hisD gene encoding histidinol dehydrogenase, which gives rise to MIINPENINDLPPDRRKSIMERSMEEISSIYDYVRKIVEGVKESGDASLLEVNREFKSDLSVEDLVVTPREIREAYEQVDPAILEGLRKAAKNISRFHEAQKEREMWFIEVQPGILAGRITRPMDRVGCYVPGGRAAYPSTVLMTVIPARVAGVSEIIITTPPGKGMKVHPVTLVAADIAGCRRIFKAGGPWGIAALAYGTETVPAVDKIVGPGNKYVTAAKMLVYGRVDIDSPAGPSEALILADSSADPEWIALDLLSQLEHDPDSAAVLVTTSPRLAQEVCRILDREYPDLPRKEILETSLRKRSHVLVARSIDQAIEFANEYAAEHLQILTRDPFMTLNRIRHAGSIFLGPYSPVPAGDYASGTNHVLPTGRGARMFSGLSVDDFIKKPTFQYLSSEGLASLREVVSTLAEAEGLPLHGRAVQARFE
- the uvrC gene encoding excinuclease ABC subunit UvrC — protein: MHRPPTAHHSLDPEALRGRLPEGPGVYLFKDESGEILYVGKAKNLKKRVLSYFRPPSELPYKTGLMMSRARGLDTILTGTETEAFILESTLVKKHLPRYNVVLRDDKAYPCLRLDVKDPYPRLTIVRRIKKDGAKYFGPFSSAQDVRKTLKLINRIFQLRKCRSREIPKRSRPCLNEQLNRCLGVCVREVSRETYGEVVEQVRLFLEGRNHELMKQLEKKMSQAASELRYEEAARIRDQIKAVQHVIQGQHVVSSKLEDQDVIGLEERDGAFQLVIFFVRKGYLSGTRDYLIRDREASRSEVMEAFLKQYYPAEQFIPGRILISEEIADLPSLRDWISHLAGRRVLIERPMRGEKVRLIEMARRNAANLLENLKGSEQGEIMERVAELLRLERPPRSVEGLDISNIQGEMAVGAVVSFVDGLPNRSGYRNYKIKTVVGVDDYGMMSELVSRRLKKGGLPDLLLVDGGRGHLRAVERAVRNSGLAETPSLAAIAKGEGDQPDRIYVPGRKNPLSIRPDDPVLHLFMRIRDEAHRRAISYHRKLRAGRSMESSLDAVPGVGPKRKRALLAHFGDMESLGKASVRELAEVEGISTTLAAEIIRVLKGPSGKEDGPSGHIEHHRG
- the gcvH gene encoding glycine cleavage system protein GcvH — encoded protein: MADIKGYNMPDDLYYHKDHSWARVDGSKVTVGMNDFFQKEAGDIVFIDLPEEEDEVSQGEVCGKIQSRKWIGKLVAPVSGEIVEVNEELEEDTSLINTDPYGKGWILVIEAEDLESELGNLMQGEALVEFIEAEVRRAEEERAKAEEK
- a CDS encoding radical SAM protein, translated to MEAVSKEMRIESPRYAKVSHASAMSLGLMEGRMYRGAVNRCVNLLVHYPEGCSANCAYCGLAKKRPGTYEEKSFINVGWPVYSMDRIIEAINQAPAYVKRTCISMITNGKCRKHTLEMTRRLKDETRIPISILISPTLLREEDLVAMKEAGADKIGIAIDLATPELFERYRGKGVSGPHKWERYWEILELGLKIFGHPHVGAHLMVGMDETEKEMVAIMDRLWRMGVYNHLFAFFAEKGSAMAERPQPPWPTYLRVQLARFLIEEESVQMKDMAFDAEGHIIDFGLDPLRLREIIDRGTPFMTTGCLGEDGKVACNRPFGNCLPDVKQWNYPYEPNEEELALIREHIFRVS
- a CDS encoding NUDIX hydrolase, which produces MHRKYEYHYCPVCGGGLDTKKLKETEPSRLVCSVCGFVFYLDPKLAACTIVERDGKILLTRRDLSPRRGKWALPGGHVDRGEVVEAAALRETEEECGIRAEITGLLGIYSNEGESVVVAVYLARHTAGEPLSGEEIQDVRFFHPDEIPWRDLAFQTTVDALKDYCNLHGKKDSKRKDPIRHDHQS